In Leptolyngbya sp. SIO1E4, one DNA window encodes the following:
- the malQ gene encoding 4-alpha-glucanotransferase, producing the protein MPFQRASGILLHPTSFPGQYGIGDIGPKAYEFVDFLADTGQQIWQVLPLGPTGHGNSPYMSYSSMAGNPMLISLEQLRDRGLLSQADLESFPKFSEDWVDFSHVLSAKLQLLNKAAAAFQPIKDEATQAEYAQFCEEHGFWLDDYAFFMALKDAHQGASWNCWDAAIARRKPEAMAEWHQKLATAIDHHKYFQFEFHRQWAALRTYANERHIQIVGDMPIYVAHDSVDVWAFPQNFMIDEETLEPSEMAGVPPDYFSETGQLWGNPTYNWEVLEKLGFQWWLQRLKALLDYVDLIRIDHFRGFQAYWAVEEGETTAINGKWIEAPGEAFFNAVRDEFGSLPILAEDLGVITPEVEALRDQFDFPGMKILQFAFGDNHNNPYLPFNCVRNCVIYTGTHDNDTTVGWFDKASEYERDRVLRYLGGLSPDGIHWSMTRLALGSIANQAIVPLQDLLGLGSYARMNSPGKADGNWGWRYRSEMLTGELRDRLRELTKLYGRAPSHWQ; encoded by the coding sequence ATGCCTTTTCAGAGAGCTAGCGGCATTCTCCTACATCCCACCTCCTTTCCTGGGCAATACGGCATCGGGGATATTGGCCCTAAGGCCTATGAGTTTGTGGACTTTTTGGCCGACACTGGGCAGCAGATTTGGCAAGTGCTGCCGTTAGGTCCAACCGGGCATGGAAACTCGCCTTACATGTCCTATTCGTCAATGGCGGGAAACCCCATGCTGATCAGCTTGGAGCAGCTACGCGATCGCGGGTTGCTATCCCAGGCAGATTTAGAGAGCTTTCCCAAGTTTTCGGAGGACTGGGTCGATTTTAGCCACGTCCTGTCGGCAAAGCTGCAACTCTTGAACAAAGCAGCCGCGGCTTTTCAGCCCATCAAAGATGAAGCTACACAGGCTGAGTATGCTCAGTTTTGTGAGGAGCATGGCTTTTGGCTGGATGATTATGCCTTCTTCATGGCCCTAAAGGATGCCCACCAAGGAGCCAGTTGGAACTGTTGGGATGCGGCCATCGCCCGTCGTAAACCCGAAGCGATGGCAGAGTGGCATCAAAAGTTGGCCACGGCCATCGACCATCATAAGTATTTTCAGTTTGAGTTCCATCGTCAGTGGGCAGCGCTAAGAACCTATGCCAATGAGCGGCACATCCAAATTGTGGGCGATATGCCCATCTATGTAGCCCATGACAGCGTCGATGTTTGGGCATTTCCCCAAAACTTTATGATCGATGAGGAAACCCTGGAACCGTCAGAAATGGCAGGGGTTCCGCCTGACTATTTTAGTGAGACGGGTCAACTTTGGGGCAACCCCACCTACAACTGGGAGGTGTTGGAAAAGCTGGGATTTCAGTGGTGGCTCCAACGGCTGAAAGCGCTCCTAGACTATGTTGATTTGATTCGGATTGACCATTTTCGAGGCTTTCAAGCCTACTGGGCAGTTGAAGAGGGGGAAACAACCGCCATCAACGGCAAATGGATTGAGGCTCCTGGGGAGGCGTTTTTTAACGCCGTCAGAGATGAATTTGGCAGTCTCCCAATTTTGGCAGAAGACCTCGGTGTGATTACCCCGGAGGTTGAAGCACTGCGCGACCAATTTGACTTCCCAGGGATGAAAATCCTGCAGTTTGCGTTTGGTGATAATCACAACAACCCGTACTTGCCCTTTAACTGTGTCAGGAACTGTGTCATCTACACCGGCACGCATGATAATGACACCACAGTGGGCTGGTTTGACAAGGCCTCTGAATATGAGCGCGATCGCGTACTCCGCTATCTGGGTGGCCTCAGCCCAGATGGCATCCACTGGAGCATGACTCGCCTTGCCCTAGGCTCGATCGCGAACCAGGCCATTGTGCCGCTTCAGGATTTGTTAGGTCTGGGCAGCTACGCCCGGATGAATTCCCCTGGCAAAGCCGATGGCAATTGGGGCTGGCGCTATCGATCAGAAATGTTGACGGGGGAACTGCGCGATCGCCTGCGAGAACTCACTAAACTCTATGGGCGTGCTCCGTCCCATTGGCAGTAA